A stretch of DNA from Rhizobium sp. EC-SD404:
CTGCGCAGCATTCTCGAGGGGCATCTTTCCACCATCGAGACGCTTGCAAACACCATCGATGCCGATCCGTCGCGTAGCCCCGCAAACATCCGTCAAAGGCTGGAAGCGCAAGTCGCGCAATTGACGTCGGCCGGCAATCTCGACCCGGAACGCCTGCACATGGAAGCGGTGCTTCTCGCCGCCAAGGCCGATCTGCGCGAAGAGCTCGACCGCCTTCAAGCGCATGTGGCTGCCGGGCGTGAGCTGCTGTCGAAGGGCGGGCCGATCGGTCGTCGCCTCGATTTTCTTGCGCAAGAATTTAACCGCGAAGCGAATACGATCTGCTCCAAGTCCAACGCCGCCTCCGTGACGGCAAACGGCATGGAATTGAAAGTGGTGATCGACCAGCTGCGCGAGCAGGTTCAGAATATCGAATAGAGTGGGGCAGGGCATGGCGGAGTATCAGCTACCATCGGCGGCGATCGCGAGGAGAGGGCTTATGCTTGTCCTGTCGTCGCCCTCCGGCGCCGGCAAATCGACCATCGCGCGTAACCTGCTCGAAACCGATCCCGGGCTCTCCATCTCCGTCAGCGTGACGACGCGGAAGCGTCGCGGCAATGAGATCGAGGGTGTGCACTACCACTTCATCTCCCAGCGCGAATTCGAGCGCCTGCGTGATTCCGGCGCTTTGCTCGAATGGGCCCAGGTCCATGGAAATTTCTACGGCACGCCCCGCGAGCCGGTCGAAGAAGCGATGGCCGAAGGCCGCGACATGCTGTTCGACATCGACTGGCAGGGCGCGCAGCAATTGCAGGAGAACATGCGCGCCGACGTCGTCTCGGTCTTCATCTTG
This window harbors:
- the gmk gene encoding guanylate kinase; amino-acid sequence: MAEYQLPSAAIARRGLMLVLSSPSGAGKSTIARNLLETDPGLSISVSVTTRKRRGNEIEGVHYHFISQREFERLRDSGALLEWAQVHGNFYGTPREPVEEAMAEGRDMLFDIDWQGAQQLQENMRADVVSVFILPPTMAELRSRLHRRAEDAEDVIATRLTNARDEIGHWREYDYVVINDDLDRAFPAVQAIVKAERLRRDRRPGLFDFVQELLGQDGQ